The sequence TTTAGTAAGTTCAGGAAATAATGATTCAAATTTTTCTACTTTTTTAGCAACCACATAAGTACAATATGGAGCATTCCTATTATTTGCATAATAATCCTGATGATAATTTTCAGCAATAAAAAATGTGGTTGCAGGTAATACTTCGGTAACTATAGGACGACCAAAATAGTTATCTGCATTTTTCTCTTTAATATACTCTTCAGCAACTATCTTTTGTGCATCATTATTATAAAAAATGATTGAACGGTATTGTGTGCCTTCATCATTTCCTTGTCTATCTTTTGTAGTAGGATCATGTGTGCGCATAAATACATCCACTAATGTTTTATAATCCGCTTTTTGGGGATCAAATGTTATTTGTACACATTCCGCATGGCTTGTTGCTCCGCTACTAACTTGTTCGTATGTAGGATTTTCATTTTTGCCACCGGAATATCCGGAAACTACTTTTTGTACACCAATCATTTCTTCAAAAACTGCTTCTGTACACCAAAAACATCCACCGGCAAAAGTGGCTAACTCCATTCCTGCAGAAGAGCTTTCATTAGATACTGCTTTTGAATTCATTTCATTATTGTTATTCATATTTTCTTTATTTTTTTCTTGTGCGGTACATCCGTTTAAAAGTAATATTCCAAAAATTGAAACTAATAATATTTTCATTTATCAGGTATTTAGTTGTGATTAAAACTACATCAAAACACATTTAATTCCTTGCTTAACAATATTTATGTAAATAAAGATTTTAAATAAACTCATTTTTAATTTTAATATTTGCCTTTACAAATCTCAATATGAAGCCAAAGATTGCAGTGCATGGTGGTGCAGGCACAATGCCAAAAGAACAACTGACCAAAGAAGTGGAGATGCAATGTAAGTCTGCATTGAATCAAGCACTTTTATCTGGATATAACATACTTATAAAAGGTGGTTCTGCCTTAGATGCAGTAGAAACATCCGTAATATCATTAGAAAATTTCCCCATGTTTAATTCGGGGAGAGGCAGCGTGTTTACGCACAATGGTATTCATGAAATGGATGCTGCAATTATGGATGGAAGCAATTTAGATGCAGGTGCAATTGCTGGTGTAAGTAATATTAAAAATCCTGTAACGCTTGCAAAAAGGATTTTAGAAAAATCAGAACATGTTTTTTTGTTTGGAGCAGGTGCGGAAGAATTTGCACGACTGCAAAATATTGAATTTGCCGATTACGATTATTTCTTCACTCAATTTAGATACGATCAATTATTACAGGCAAAAGAAAATGATGTGGTGGTTTTAGATCATGTAGATTTTAATAAAGGAAAAAATAAAATGGGTACTGTGGGTGCAGTTGCAATTGATATGAATAATAATTTAGCTGCTGCTACCTCCACAGGTGGTATGACAAACAAAAGTTTTGGAAGAGTTGGCGACACTCCTATTATTGGTGCCGGCACTTATGCAAATAATAATTCAGTAGCAGTTTCATGTACAGGACACGGTGAATTTTTTATGCGATATGTAGTTGCTTATGATTTGCATTGTTTAATTACTTATAAAAATTTATCTCTGGAAGAAGCTGCAAATTTCCTGGTAAACAAAACATTAAAAAATGCAAATGCAGAAGGTGGATTAATTGCAATTGATAATAAAGGGAATATTGTGTTACCCTTTAATTCAGCAGGAATGTATCGAGGTTGGATGAATTCAGAAACTGATTTTTTTACAGGAATTTATTAATCGACAAACTACTAATGCACCATCTGTTCTTCATTCGCAATTTTGCGTTCCTGTATATCGAAATGAGTTCCTTTTGAGAACAAATGGAAAATAATATATTCCAGATTAATAGTTCTCTCCGTATTGAAAGCGGCACTATTGTATTTTAAATCTTTGCCATCCACCAATATCACCTGATTAGAGCCAATCACTTCCAGAAATCTGTTTTCCTTTATTATTACTCCGGTATCTTCACTAATTCCAATTCCCATTAATGCAGGATGTTCTGCAACTGCAACTACCAATCGGCCAAAGCGACCTCTGTTAATAAAATGCGAATCAATGATGGCGGTATTAATAAATCCCAGACCTTGCTTCAATTTCGCTCTTCCTTTTTTTAGAGTTTCTACCGGCGTTCCTCCATTTATCATTTTCTCTGATTGCGCCATTGCTCCTGCACTGGTTCCTGCAATTACAAAACCTTCTTCCGTATGATAACGCTGCATCATAATTTCAAGAATTTCTGACTCCAGAAACACTTCACTCAATTTAGTTTGATCGCCGCCGGAAAACATGATTCCATTACAACTCTTAATTCTCGAAATAAAATCTTTCTTTTCGGCATCTCTGCGATTGCGGATAGCCATGTGTTTAGAGTTAGTACATCCCAAATAGTTAAAGGCATCTTCATATTCCTTCCCTACTTGATTCGGAATACCGGAGGCGGTTGTAATAATTTCTATTACAGAATTTTTCCCTGAAACTTCACGAAGTATTCGTCGCAACACTTCTAATTTCCCTTTGCTTACACGGTTGCTTCTTTCTTCAGCACCTCCAACAGCAATTAATTTTCCCTTTGGTATGGTCATGGATTAATATCTTGCAAGCAAAAATAAAAGCGTTGCCTTTATCTAATAATAGATTTATTAACAAAAAGCGATTAACGGAATTTATAGCCAAGCGTAAACACGAATACATTAGGTGTAATGTCAACTGCGCTGCCTTCAACGATATCGCTAAATCCAAAGCGATATCTGAAATCAGCCGTTAATCCAAGCACATCTATTCCTAATCCAGCCAGTCCATTAAAGTAAGTTCCTACTGTATTTGTTGCTTCGGTTTTCGAACCATTAAAATCTATTGTAGATCCCATATCAATACTATAACCCACACCAATTGGCAAGCGCAATTTTACTGCATCCCCCAATGAGATACCCAACAGATTGATAAGTCCGTTTATTTCAAAAATATCTGAACTCAACTTTGCCTGATATAAATTGCCACCATCATTTGCAGTGAGTGTAACATTGTTCTTTGAATAAGCGATTTCTGGTTGTATAGTTAAAAACAGAACTTTAAAACGACTGAATGCGCCAACTGTAAATCCGGCTCCGGAAGTCTTATCATCATAATCAATATTGGTAGAGATATCTGTAGATGTAGTCCCGGCAAATAGTCCGTAAGTAAATCCTACAGCTCCGGATTGGGCTTTTACGCCAATTACAAAGAAGAAGCAAATACTTGCAATTATTAGTTTTTTCATTTTTATAAGTTTGAGAGTAAAGATATTTCAAAGCAAATAAAACTCTTTGCAAAACTGTATTCCAAAAGTTTCTATATTCGAAACTCAATTTACTACTATGAAGATTCTTGAAACTCGTGTGATGAAAGGCCCTAACTATTGGAGCATCCGCAGGCATAAACTCATTGTTATGCGCTTAGACCTGGAGGATATGGAAAACTGGCCTACGGATAAAATTGATGGATTTGCTGATCGCCTTGAAGAAACTATGCCTTCTTTATATGACCATCGTTGCTCCGAAGATCATCGTGGTGGATTTTTTAAACGAGTGCGTCAGGGTACTTGGATGGGACATGTAGTAGAACATATTGCACTTGAGTTGCAAACACTTGCAGGACTTGACACGGGTTTTGGAAGAACCCGGGAAACTAAAACTCCGGGTGTATATAATGTGGTGTATTCTTATCTGGAAGAGAAAACAGGTTTATATGCCGGTGAGGTTGCTGTGGCTTTTTGCGATGCATTATTTAATAAAGCGGATTTTGATTTGACGCCGCATATTCAGCGGATGAAAGAAATGCGTGAGCGGGAAAGATTAGGACCATCTACCGGAAGTATTGTGGAAGAAGCTATCAAAAGAGATATTCCTTTTATTCGATTGAATAGAAATTCCTTGGTGCAATTAGGTTGGGGAGTTAATCAAAAACGAATTCAGGCTACCATCGCATCCACCACTTCTAACATTGCAGTTGAAATTGCCTGCGATAAAGAGGAAACCAAAAATCTATTAAATCAACTTAATATCCCTTCACCTAAAGGCGATACGGCTTTTGATGAAGAAGACCTACAAAGAATTATCAATCGCATTGGTTATCCCTTGGTTATAAAACCGATTAATGGCAATCATGGCCGAGGTAGCACTATGAACATTAATACCTGGGAGGAGGCTGTTGTTGCTCTGGCTAAATCGAAAGAAGTAAACCGCTGGAGCATTGTAGAGCAATATGTAGAAGGATTTGATTACCGCTTGCTGGTAATTAACTACAAATTTGTGGCTGCTGCCTTGCGAAAACCTGCTTCTGTTTTCGGCGATGGGGAACATACTATTGCGCAATTGGTAGAAATAATAAATCAAGATACCCGTCGTGGTTACGGACATGAAAATGTATTGACTTCTATTAAAATGGATGACCATACCTTGCGCTTGCTTGATGTGGCAGGTCTAAGTCCGGATTCCATTCCCGAAAATGGTGTTGAAATAGTTTTAAAATCCACCGCCAATTTAAGTACCGGCGGCACGGCTACCGATGTTACCGAAACTGTGCACTCTTACAATGTATTTACCGCCGAAAGAATTGCCCGATTAGTGGGTCTCGACATCTGCGGTATAGATATTATGAGTCAGGATATTTCGCAAGCAATGACGGAAAACCGTGGAGTTGTGCTGGAAGTGAACGCCGCACCCGGCTTCCGTATGCACCTCGCCCCTTCTGAAGGCATCGCTCGTAATGTAGCTGAACCTGTGGTAGATATGCTTTTCCCCGCAGGGACACAAGGTCGCATTCCCATCATTGCAATTACCGGAACCAACGGTAAAACCACCACCACCCGGCTATGTGCCCACATTGCCAAAATGATGGGTTACAAAGTGGGCTTCACCACCAGCGACGGTATCTATATTCAAAACCGTATGCTGGAAAAAGGCGATTGCACCGGCCCGCTTTCTACAAAATTTGTGTTGATGGATCCCACGGTTGACTATGCCGTGTTGGAATGTGCCCGTGGCGGTATGTTAAAGGCAGGTTTGGGTTTCGATAAATGTGATTACGCCATTGTTACCAACGTTACTGCCGATCATCTTGGCCTGAAAGATATTGATACTGTTGAGGAAATGGCAAAAGTGAAATCTGTTTTGCCCGAGACTGTGCATGAAGACGGTTACGCCATCCTAAATGCCGACGACGATCTGGTGTTTAACATGCGCAAAACTTTAGAATGTAAAATTGCACTGTTCAGCATGGACGAAAATAATGAGCGCATTAAAAATCATTGTGAGCGGGGTGGCATTGCCGCCGTATTAGAAAACGGATGGATCACCATTTTAAAAGGCACTTGGAAACTGCGAGTAGAAAAAGTGGTGAATATTCCCCTAACCTTCGATGGTCGAGCCGTATTTATGATTCAAAATATACTGCCCGCTACCCTTTGCGGATTCTTGCAAAACTTCCGGGTAGAAGACATGAAACTGGCGCTGCAAACCTTTATTCCCGGCCCTGTTACCACACCCGGCCCTATGAATTCCTTTAAGTTTCGCAGCTTCGAAGTGCTGGTTGACTTTGCCCACAACCCCGACGGATTCAATGCCATTTCAAAATATTTAGAAAAAGTAACCCTCAGCCCCAAAGTAGGCGTAATAGCCGCTGCGGGCGATAGACGTGACGATGACATCCGTGAACTCGGCCGCATAGCCGCCAGAAGCTTCGACGAAATTATTATCCGTCAAGACAAAAACCTGCGAGGCAGAACAGATTTGGAAATAATGAATCTGCTGAAAGAAGGCATTAACGATGTAAACCCAGCTATACCCACAATC is a genomic window of Bacteroidota bacterium containing:
- the msrA gene encoding peptide-methionine (S)-S-oxide reductase MsrA; protein product: MKILLVSIFGILLLNGCTAQEKNKENMNNNNEMNSKAVSNESSSAGMELATFAGGCFWCTEAVFEEMIGVQKVVSGYSGGKNENPTYEQVSSGATSHAECVQITFDPQKADYKTLVDVFMRTHDPTTKDRQGNDEGTQYRSIIFYNNDAQKIVAEEYIKEKNADNYFGRPIVTEVLPATTFFIAENYHQDYYANNRNAPYCTYVVAKKVEKFESLFPELTKEEYKDK
- a CDS encoding isoaspartyl peptidase/L-asparaginase — protein: MKPKIAVHGGAGTMPKEQLTKEVEMQCKSALNQALLSGYNILIKGGSALDAVETSVISLENFPMFNSGRGSVFTHNGIHEMDAAIMDGSNLDAGAIAGVSNIKNPVTLAKRILEKSEHVFLFGAGAEEFARLQNIEFADYDYFFTQFRYDQLLQAKENDVVVLDHVDFNKGKNKMGTVGAVAIDMNNNLAAATSTGGMTNKSFGRVGDTPIIGAGTYANNNSVAVSCTGHGEFFMRYVVAYDLHCLITYKNLSLEEAANFLVNKTLKNANAEGGLIAIDNKGNIVLPFNSAGMYRGWMNSETDFFTGIY
- a CDS encoding cyanophycinase; the encoded protein is MTIPKGKLIAVGGAEERSNRVSKGKLEVLRRILREVSGKNSVIEIITTASGIPNQVGKEYEDAFNYLGCTNSKHMAIRNRRDAEKKDFISRIKSCNGIMFSGGDQTKLSEVFLESEILEIMMQRYHTEEGFVIAGTSAGAMAQSEKMINGGTPVETLKKGRAKLKQGLGFINTAIIDSHFINRGRFGRLVVAVAEHPALMGIGISEDTGVIIKENRFLEVIGSNQVILVDGKDLKYNSAAFNTERTINLEYIIFHLFSKGTHFDIQERKIANEEQMVH
- a CDS encoding outer membrane beta-barrel protein, whose amino-acid sequence is MKKLIIASICFFFVIGVKAQSGAVGFTYGLFAGTTSTDISTNIDYDDKTSGAGFTVGAFSRFKVLFLTIQPEIAYSKNNVTLTANDGGNLYQAKLSSDIFEINGLINLLGISLGDAVKLRLPIGVGYSIDMGSTIDFNGSKTEATNTVGTYFNGLAGLGIDVLGLTADFRYRFGFSDIVEGSAVDITPNVFVFTLGYKFR
- the cphA gene encoding cyanophycin synthetase; translation: MKILETRVMKGPNYWSIRRHKLIVMRLDLEDMENWPTDKIDGFADRLEETMPSLYDHRCSEDHRGGFFKRVRQGTWMGHVVEHIALELQTLAGLDTGFGRTRETKTPGVYNVVYSYLEEKTGLYAGEVAVAFCDALFNKADFDLTPHIQRMKEMRERERLGPSTGSIVEEAIKRDIPFIRLNRNSLVQLGWGVNQKRIQATIASTTSNIAVEIACDKEETKNLLNQLNIPSPKGDTAFDEEDLQRIINRIGYPLVIKPINGNHGRGSTMNINTWEEAVVALAKSKEVNRWSIVEQYVEGFDYRLLVINYKFVAAALRKPASVFGDGEHTIAQLVEIINQDTRRGYGHENVLTSIKMDDHTLRLLDVAGLSPDSIPENGVEIVLKSTANLSTGGTATDVTETVHSYNVFTAERIARLVGLDICGIDIMSQDISQAMTENRGVVLEVNAAPGFRMHLAPSEGIARNVAEPVVDMLFPAGTQGRIPIIAITGTNGKTTTTRLCAHIAKMMGYKVGFTTSDGIYIQNRMLEKGDCTGPLSTKFVLMDPTVDYAVLECARGGMLKAGLGFDKCDYAIVTNVTADHLGLKDIDTVEEMAKVKSVLPETVHEDGYAILNADDDLVFNMRKTLECKIALFSMDENNERIKNHCERGGIAAVLENGWITILKGTWKLRVEKVVNIPLTFDGRAVFMIQNILPATLCGFLQNFRVEDMKLALQTFIPGPVTTPGPMNSFKFRSFEVLVDFAHNPDGFNAISKYLEKVTLSPKVGVIAAAGDRRDDDIRELGRIAARSFDEIIIRQDKNLRGRTDLEIMNLLKEGINDVNPAIPTICINPEADSIQYVIENAKAGSHITILSDVIAEALDLVLMYKEKDDKFEFKKEEIPNTYGQETAST